One Candidatus Methylomirabilota bacterium genomic window, GGCTCGGCCGGGACCTCGGCGCCGGCGAGATCGTGGGGCAGGTGCTGGCGGCGCGGGCCCGCCTGGCGCCCGGCGCGCGCATCACGCACATCGTCTACATGGGCATGGGGGAGCCCCTCGCCAACTACGCCGCGACGGCGCGGTCGCTTCGCCTCCTGACCGACCCGCGGGCCTTGGGCTTCTCGCCCCGGCGCATCACCGTCTCCACCGTGGGCCTGGTCGCCGGCATCGAGCGGCTGGCCCGGGACGACTTCCGCGTGAATCTCGCCATCTCGCTCCACGCCACCACCAACGAGGTGCGCGACCGGCTCATGCCGGTCAACAAGGGCGTGAAGCTCGAAGCGCTGCTGGCCGCCTGCAAGCGCTTCCCGCTGCCGACGCGTCAGCGCATGACGTTCGAGTACGTGCTGCTGGACGGCGTCAACGACTCGCCGGACGACGCCCGGCGGCTGGTGAAGCTTCTCAAGGGCATGCGGGCCAAGGTGAACCTGATCCCGTTCAACGAATGGGACGGGGCGGGCTACACGCGGCCGCCGCTCGCGCGCATCCTGGGCTTCCAGGCCATCGTGCTGGAGCACGGGATCACCGCGACGGTGCGCTGGAGCAAGGGCGAGGACATCGGAGCGGCCTGCGGCCAGCTCAACGAGCGCCTGGCGTGCTGAGCCCGCGGCCGGCCGTCGCGTTCCCGACGCTGGGCTGCCGACTGAATCAGGTCGAGTCGCAGGAGATGGCGGCGCTCGTGGAGGCGCGGGGATTCCGCGTCGCGGCCCCGGGCGAGCCCGCCGGCGCCTTCGTCGTCAACACTTGCACGGTGACGGGGCGCGCCGATTTCTCGGATCGCCAGCTGATCAGACGTATCAGGCGGGAGAACCCGGAGGCGCTGCTGGTGGTGACAGGATGCTGGGCGCAGACCGATCCCGAGACGGTGGCGGCGCTCGGCGGCGTGGACCTGGTCCTGGGCAATCAGGAGAAGTACCGTCTGCCCGAGCTGATCGCTGAGCGCCTGGCCGCCGCGCCCGGGCCGGCCCCGCCGCCCGTGCACGTGGCGCCCATCGCCGAGGCCCGGACCGTGCCCTTCGCCCCGTTCGCGCGCGTGACCGGCCGCTCGCGCGCCTTCGTCAAGGTGCAGGACGGCTGCCAGCACCGCTGCGCCTTCTGTATCGTGCCGGCGGCGCGGGGCGGCAGCCGCAGCCAGGATCCCAAGGTGGTCCTCGACCAGGTACGGCTCCTCGTCGAGGCGGGACATGGCGAGATCACGCTCACCGGCGTGGACCTCGGGCATTACGGCTGGGACCTGGTGCCCCGGACCAGCCTCGCGGCGCTGCTGGCGCTCCTTGCGGACGTGCCGGGGCTCCGCTGGCTCCGCCTCTCGTCGGTGCTGCCGGCGTACTTCAGCCCGGCCCTCGTCGAGGCCGTGACGGGTCTGCCCATGGTCGCCCCCCATCTGCACATCCCCCTCCAAAGCGGGAGCGATCGCGTGCTGCGCCGCATGCGGCGCCCCTACAACGTCCGCATGTATCGGGCGCTCGCCGAGCGGCTGGCCGCGGCCATCCCGGAGCTCGGGCTGGGGGCCGACGTGATCGTGGGCCATCCGGGCGAGGAAGAGGCGGACTTCGACGCGACCATGGATCTGGTCCGCGCGCTACCGTTCTCGTACCTCCACGTCTTCGCCTACTCGGACCGCAAGGGCACGGAGGCGGCGCGGCTTGGCGGGCGCGTGCCCTCGGCCGTGATCCGCCGCCGCGGGGCCGCCCTCCGCGCGCTCGCCGCCGAGAAGCACCTGACCTTCCGGCGCCGGCTGCTGGGCCACACGCGCGACGTGCTGGTGCTGGACGCGCCCGATCGGGCGACCGGCCATCGCCTGGGTCTCACCGCCAGCTACGTGGAGGTGCGCTTCCCCGGCCCCGCGGAGCTCGGCCGCCGCTTCGTGCCCGTCACCATCACCGACTGCGCGCGGGACGCGACGTGGGGCGTTTTGGAGGCCGTTTCCGCATGACGACGCGTGCGGCCGCCCCCGATCTCCTCGCCCTCGGCGTCATCGGGGGCAGCGGTCTCTACGATATGGACGGCCTCACCGACGTGCGCTGGGTGAAGGTGCGCACGCCGTTCGGCGATCCGTCGGACGCCTACTGCGTGGGCCGGCTCGGGGACCGCCGCATCATCTTCCTCCCGCGGCACGGGCGGGGGCATCGGCTCACGCCCACCGATCTGAACTACCGTGCCAACATCTGGGGGCTCAAGAAGCTCGGGGCGACGGCGGTGATCTCGGTGAGCGCGGTCGGGAGCATGAAGGAGGAGATTCGCCCGCTCGACATCGTGATCCCGGACCAGTTCTACGATCACACCAAGCGGCGCATCTCCACGTTCTTCGGGGAAGGATTGGTCGCGCACGTGGGCATGGCGCATCCGGTGTGCGGTGAGCTGGGCGACGTGCTGGAGACCGCGGCACGCGAGACCGGCGTACGCGTGCACCGCGGCGGCACCTACATCTGCATCGAGGGGCCGCAGTTCTCCACCAAGGGTGAATCCGAGGTCTACCGGCGCTGGGGCATGTCCGTGATCGGCATGACCAACATGCCCGAGGCCAAGCTCGCCCGCGAGGCGGAGCTCTGCTACGCGACGGTGGCACTGGCCACGGACTACGACGTGTGGCATCCGGAGCACGATGCGGTGACGGTGGAGGCGGTGATCGCCAACCTGATCAAGAACGTGGCGACCGCGCGCGACCTGCTGCGCCGCGCCCTGCCGAGGGTGATGCCGCGCGCGGGCTGCAAGAGCGGCTGCCCGGAGGCGCTCGCCAAGGCGCTCATCACGGATCCCGCGCACATCCCGCCGCGCGCGCGGCAGCGGCTCGCCCTTCTGATCGACCGGCATCTGCCCCGGGGCCGCCGGCCCGCGAGAAGGGGAGGCAAGGCCCGTGGCTGAGCGCGGGCCGGCGCTCGACGTGGTGGCGATCGGCAATGCGCTGGTCGACGTGCTGAGCCACACCACCGACGAGTTCGTCAGCAGTCGGGGCATGGTCAAGGGCTCCATGCAGCTCGTGGACGAGACGACCGCCCGCGCGCTCTACCAGGCGATGGGGCCCGGCGTGGAGATCTCCG contains:
- the rlmN gene encoding 23S rRNA (adenine(2503)-C(2))-methyltransferase RlmN — encoded protein: MSRTNLLDLLPDELEALAESLGAPRYRGRQLANWLYAKGVSDLALMSDLPRELRETLAERNTIAVPALERATPSRDGSEKLVLRLADGARVQSVLMPDEDRLTLCLSTQVGCGFGCTFCFTGTMGLGRDLGAGEIVGQVLAARARLAPGARITHIVYMGMGEPLANYAATARSLRLLTDPRALGFSPRRITVSTVGLVAGIERLARDDFRVNLAISLHATTNEVRDRLMPVNKGVKLEALLAACKRFPLPTRQRMTFEYVLLDGVNDSPDDARRLVKLLKGMRAKVNLIPFNEWDGAGYTRPPLARILGFQAIVLEHGITATVRWSKGEDIGAACGQLNERLAC
- the mtaB gene encoding tRNA (N(6)-L-threonylcarbamoyladenosine(37)-C(2))-methylthiotransferase MtaB; the encoded protein is MLSPRPAVAFPTLGCRLNQVESQEMAALVEARGFRVAAPGEPAGAFVVNTCTVTGRADFSDRQLIRRIRRENPEALLVVTGCWAQTDPETVAALGGVDLVLGNQEKYRLPELIAERLAAAPGPAPPPVHVAPIAEARTVPFAPFARVTGRSRAFVKVQDGCQHRCAFCIVPAARGGSRSQDPKVVLDQVRLLVEAGHGEITLTGVDLGHYGWDLVPRTSLAALLALLADVPGLRWLRLSSVLPAYFSPALVEAVTGLPMVAPHLHIPLQSGSDRVLRRMRRPYNVRMYRALAERLAAAIPELGLGADVIVGHPGEEEADFDATMDLVRALPFSYLHVFAYSDRKGTEAARLGGRVPSAVIRRRGAALRALAAEKHLTFRRRLLGHTRDVLVLDAPDRATGHRLGLTASYVEVRFPGPAELGRRFVPVTITDCARDATWGVLEAVSA
- the mtnP gene encoding S-methyl-5'-thioadenosine phosphorylase, which encodes MTTRAAAPDLLALGVIGGSGLYDMDGLTDVRWVKVRTPFGDPSDAYCVGRLGDRRIIFLPRHGRGHRLTPTDLNYRANIWGLKKLGATAVISVSAVGSMKEEIRPLDIVIPDQFYDHTKRRISTFFGEGLVAHVGMAHPVCGELGDVLETAARETGVRVHRGGTYICIEGPQFSTKGESEVYRRWGMSVIGMTNMPEAKLAREAELCYATVALATDYDVWHPEHDAVTVEAVIANLIKNVATARDLLRRALPRVMPRAGCKSGCPEALAKALITDPAHIPPRARQRLALLIDRHLPRGRRPARRGGKARG